From a region of the Pseudoxanthomonas sp. X-1 genome:
- a CDS encoding peptide MFS transporter translates to MTAEAKSPTLEPVPPLAGDPPVFDNLMGHPRPLWMLFMTEFWERFAFYGIRWALVLYIVAQFFGGDASGQADASRTYGAYLALVYAAAIFGGYIADRVIGYQRSILLGAVVMAAGLFLISVPNHQVFQLGLSTIIVGNGLFKPNISTMVGKLYGLKDERRDSGFTIFYMGINIGAMIAPVLTQYLAERVFGTQAMPSYKMVFIASGVGMLVSLVWFYVGRRGLGGIGTPPADAQGMGRTWLVALGCVVAVPVVYFLLAMGATALAWVLGVMFIALAVLLLVEGVREGKVQRDRVIAMLIIFLFNVLFWCFFEQAGSSFTFLADEIVNRQFGDWTFPTAWFQSVNSIAIITLAPVIAWLWVRLGRFNPSIPRKFGLGLLFNGSAFLLLMFALSTLVSDAGKIPFWTLFMVYVLQSVGELCLSPIGLSMVTKLAPVRLVGFGMGGWFLSTGIGNNLSGIFAGLVSGEGGMTVASAQHAYTMGFWILTGFGVALFLIAPLVNKLMHGVK, encoded by the coding sequence GGAGCGCTTCGCGTTCTACGGCATCCGCTGGGCCCTGGTCCTGTACATCGTGGCGCAGTTCTTCGGCGGCGATGCCTCGGGCCAGGCCGATGCCAGCCGCACCTACGGCGCCTACCTGGCGCTGGTCTACGCCGCGGCGATCTTCGGCGGCTATATCGCCGACCGGGTGATCGGCTACCAGCGCTCGATCCTGCTCGGCGCGGTAGTGATGGCCGCGGGCCTGTTCCTGATCTCGGTGCCCAATCACCAGGTGTTCCAGCTGGGCCTGTCGACCATCATCGTCGGCAACGGCCTGTTCAAGCCCAACATCTCGACCATGGTCGGCAAGCTCTACGGGCTGAAGGACGAGCGTCGCGATTCGGGCTTCACCATCTTCTACATGGGCATCAACATCGGCGCGATGATCGCGCCGGTGCTGACCCAGTACCTGGCCGAGCGGGTCTTCGGCACCCAGGCCATGCCGTCCTACAAGATGGTGTTCATCGCCTCGGGCGTGGGCATGCTGGTGTCGCTGGTGTGGTTCTACGTCGGCCGCCGCGGCCTGGGCGGGATCGGCACGCCGCCGGCCGACGCCCAGGGCATGGGACGCACCTGGCTGGTGGCGTTGGGCTGCGTGGTCGCCGTGCCGGTCGTCTACTTCCTGCTGGCGATGGGCGCCACCGCGCTGGCCTGGGTGCTGGGCGTGATGTTCATCGCGCTGGCGGTGCTGCTGCTGGTCGAGGGCGTGCGCGAGGGCAAGGTCCAGCGCGACCGCGTGATCGCCATGCTGATCATCTTCCTGTTCAACGTGCTGTTCTGGTGCTTCTTCGAACAGGCCGGCAGCAGCTTCACCTTCCTGGCCGACGAGATCGTCAACCGCCAGTTCGGCGACTGGACCTTCCCGACCGCGTGGTTCCAGTCGGTCAACTCCATCGCCATCATCACCCTGGCGCCGGTCATCGCCTGGCTGTGGGTGCGCCTGGGGCGCTTCAATCCGTCCATCCCGCGCAAGTTCGGCCTGGGCCTGCTGTTCAACGGCTCGGCCTTCCTGCTGCTGATGTTCGCGCTGTCCACCCTGGTCAGCGACGCCGGCAAGATCCCGTTCTGGACCTTGTTCATGGTCTACGTGCTGCAGTCGGTGGGCGAGCTGTGCCTGTCGCCGATCGGCCTGTCGATGGTGACCAAGCTGGCCCCGGTGCGGCTGGTCGGCTTCGGCATGGGGGGCTGGTTCCTGTCCACCGGCATCGGCAACAACCTCTCGGGCATCTTCGCCGGGCTGGTCAGCGGCGAGGGCGGCATGACCGTGGCCTCGGCGCAGCACGCCTACACGATGGGCTTCTGGATCCTCACCGGCTTCGGCGTGGCGCTGTTCCTGATCGCGCCGCTGGTCAACAAGCTGATGCACGGGGTGAAGTAA